A window of the Butyricimonas virosa genome harbors these coding sequences:
- a CDS encoding zinc-dependent metalloprotease, with translation MNCKSIILLIVVLLFWGNAEARKKKGKKVEEVQTESAYRKFFKGKACETAKGMITLHKMDGRVYFEIPLALMGREMLMGSTISEITNNGFGSVGEKPKGLLYISFVRCDSVISLKQLTAQYDTNEENLKQRIKESTIPATIKNFKITTYNEDSTAVVIDMTDYLVSADEAIDPFSPWAPILAGGERVMEKEFRRENSQVVSIKAFEDNVSVKSSLTYGLSLKNKVMYIFQREPFTVVMTRSFILLPEHSMRPRLADPRIAIFSQGVSAFNGDSRGAQARYYAQRWNLEPKDMEQYRKGVLTEPKKPIVFYVDNTFPENWKKYIKEGVEVWQMAFEKIGFKNAIVARDFPVDDVTFDPDNLKYSCVRYSPSWVANAMGPSWTDPRTGEIINASVYLYHNLVKMVQNWRFIQTGPADANVRKIVFDEETLGECIRYVVSHEIGHCLGFMHNMAASSAIPVDSLRSPSFTQKYGTTYSIMDYARNNYVAQPGDKEKGVKLTPPDLGLYDLFTVAWSYTPLPEAKTSEEEVPVLDRWITEKSGDPIYRYGKQQMYMRLDPSSFEEDLGDDPVKAAGYGIQNLKYVLAHLSEWVKDTDKDYTFRQGIYNEIVYQYVRYLNHVTFNIGGVYLNERYDGDARPGYQVVSNEKQERALQFLLEQVKDLTWLNARELRKTMPLMGDVTGFLEDEIFKILTNRLNAVAINVQQATEKDLLTPEVCIHKMYDFIFAPTKQGKSLSAVEKKLQIKFVAQLISNSGVVAKDMGGQPFTLATERQMVAIPEAVKAKSREMYGEIPVQYVGIFTNISLPDYNNVKKDWGNVERQGFDFLQPIAIYPVQMSSLYFNMLKRTQVLLRSKQTQGNDDTRMHYKLLLYKIEQALK, from the coding sequence ATGAATTGTAAATCGATTATTTTATTGATCGTAGTATTACTTTTTTGGGGAAATGCAGAGGCGAGAAAGAAAAAAGGGAAAAAAGTTGAGGAAGTACAAACAGAGAGTGCTTACCGGAAATTTTTTAAAGGTAAAGCGTGTGAGACGGCTAAAGGGATGATAACTCTTCATAAAATGGACGGGAGAGTTTATTTTGAAATTCCATTAGCATTGATGGGACGGGAGATGTTGATGGGATCTACTATTTCGGAAATTACAAATAACGGTTTTGGTAGTGTTGGAGAAAAGCCGAAAGGATTGTTATATATTAGTTTTGTACGTTGTGATTCCGTGATTAGTTTGAAACAGTTGACGGCACAATATGATACAAACGAGGAAAATTTGAAGCAACGTATAAAAGAAAGTACTATTCCTGCAACCATAAAGAACTTCAAGATTACTACTTATAATGAGGATAGTACGGCGGTTGTAATTGATATGACAGATTACTTGGTGAGTGCTGATGAGGCGATTGACCCTTTTTCTCCGTGGGCTCCTATTCTAGCCGGGGGAGAACGTGTGATGGAGAAAGAATTCAGACGAGAAAACTCACAAGTCGTTAGTATCAAGGCATTTGAAGACAATGTAAGTGTAAAATCTTCTTTGACATATGGTTTGAGTCTGAAAAATAAGGTAATGTATATTTTTCAGCGTGAACCTTTCACGGTGGTAATGACTCGTAGTTTTATATTGTTACCGGAACATTCCATGCGTCCACGATTGGCAGATCCGCGTATTGCGATTTTTTCTCAAGGGGTGTCCGCGTTTAATGGGGATAGTAGAGGGGCGCAAGCTCGTTATTATGCACAACGTTGGAATCTGGAACCGAAAGATATGGAACAATACCGGAAAGGTGTTTTGACGGAACCCAAGAAACCGATCGTGTTTTATGTTGATAATACGTTTCCTGAGAATTGGAAAAAATATATTAAAGAAGGTGTAGAAGTGTGGCAGATGGCATTTGAGAAAATCGGTTTTAAGAATGCGATTGTAGCTAGAGATTTTCCGGTGGATGACGTTACTTTTGATCCGGATAATTTGAAATATTCTTGTGTACGTTATTCGCCTTCTTGGGTAGCTAATGCAATGGGACCTTCTTGGACGGATCCGAGAACGGGAGAGATTATTAATGCTTCTGTATATTTGTATCATAACTTGGTGAAGATGGTACAGAATTGGAGGTTTATTCAAACCGGTCCGGCAGATGCGAATGTGAGAAAAATAGTATTTGATGAGGAGACGTTGGGCGAGTGTATCCGGTATGTTGTATCACATGAAATTGGGCATTGTTTAGGATTTATGCATAATATGGCGGCTTCATCGGCAATTCCGGTGGATTCGTTACGTTCTCCTTCTTTTACTCAAAAATACGGGACTACTTATTCAATTATGGATTATGCACGTAATAATTATGTGGCTCAACCGGGAGATAAAGAGAAAGGAGTAAAATTGACTCCTCCGGATTTGGGTTTGTATGATTTGTTTACTGTTGCTTGGTCATATACCCCACTGCCGGAAGCAAAAACATCCGAGGAAGAGGTTCCAGTTTTAGACCGTTGGATCACGGAAAAGTCAGGTGATCCTATTTATCGGTATGGTAAGCAACAAATGTATATGCGACTTGATCCGAGTTCTTTCGAGGAAGACTTGGGTGATGATCCGGTGAAAGCTGCAGGTTATGGGATTCAGAATTTGAAATATGTGCTTGCGCATTTGAGCGAATGGGTAAAAGATACGGATAAAGACTATACATTTCGACAAGGAATTTACAACGAGATTGTTTACCAATATGTGCGCTATTTAAATCATGTGACTTTCAACATTGGAGGAGTTTATTTAAATGAGCGATACGATGGAGACGCTCGTCCCGGTTATCAAGTTGTATCTAATGAAAAACAAGAACGTGCATTACAATTTTTATTAGAGCAAGTGAAAGATTTAACTTGGTTGAACGCCAGGGAGTTGAGAAAAACTATGCCGTTAATGGGAGATGTTACCGGATTTTTGGAAGATGAGATTTTTAAAATACTGACGAATCGGTTGAATGCCGTGGCAATTAACGTGCAACAGGCTACTGAAAAAGATCTGTTGACTCCTGAGGTTTGTATTCATAAGATGTATGATTTCATTTTTGCTCCCACGAAACAAGGTAAATCTCTTTCTGCTGTTGAGAAAAAATTGCAAATAAAATTTGTAGCCCAATTAATCTCAAATTCCGGTGTTGTTGCAAAAGATATGGGTGGACAACCTTTTACTTTGGCAACAGAACGTCAGATGGTTGCTATACCTGAAGCGGTGAAAGCAAAAAGTCGGGAAATGTACGGGGAAATA